One stretch of Cytophagia bacterium CHB2 DNA includes these proteins:
- a CDS encoding four helix bundle protein — protein sequence MAAASSQEIRPPQSEIQNSKLSPEAMKARTKQFALRIIRVVQALPERNRTADVIGRQLLRAGTSVGANYRAACRAKSRADFISKMGTVEEEADEVLYWMELLIESNLVKKEKLESLMAEGHEIVAIIVSSINTARHGPRKN from the coding sequence ATGGCTGCGGCCAGCAGTCAAGAAATCCGCCCTCCGCAATCAGAAATCCAAAATTCAAAATTATCGCCTGAAGCCATGAAGGCGCGCACCAAACAATTCGCTTTGCGCATCATTCGGGTTGTGCAAGCTTTGCCTGAGAGAAATCGAACTGCCGATGTCATTGGCCGGCAGTTGTTGCGCGCCGGAACTTCCGTGGGGGCCAATTACCGTGCCGCATGCCGGGCCAAATCCCGCGCGGACTTTATCAGCAAGATGGGCACGGTCGAAGAAGAAGCTGATGAAGTATTGTATTGGATGGAGTTGCTGATCGAATCCAATCTGGTCAAGAAAGAAAAGCTGGAAAGTTTGATGGCGGAAGGCCATGAAATCGTCGCGATTATCGTCTCCTCGATAAATACCGCGCGCCATGGGCCGCGAAAGAATTGA